Sequence from the Salinicoccus sp. Bachu38 genome:
TCATCGTGCCTGAAGACAGTTCATCGGCGGCACTCTCGTCCTTCGACATGAGTACGAAAGAAAAGTACAGTGAGACGCTGAAAATGAGTGCGAAGATATACAGACCATAGTTTTTAATGTTCCTGAAGAAATTCTTCATAATGATGCGGTTAAGACTCAACGCCGACACCGCCCAGCACGCTCTGTGTATTCATGATTTCCTTGTAGAAGTCCTCCTGGGGACGCCCGCCCCGACGCAGTGTCGAATATACCAGTCCGTCCTTCAGGAAGATCACCCTGCCCGAGTAGCTTGCAGCAGTCGCGTCGTGGGTCACCATCATGATTGTGGACAGACTTGCCACATTCATCTGCTGCAGTTTCTTAAGCAGATTGCTTGCCGACTTAGAGTCCAGAGCCCCTGTCGGCTCATCGGCAAAAATGATTTTCGGCTGATGTACGAATGCCCGGGCGGCGCTGGTACGCTGCTGCTGGCCGCCGGATATTTCATTCGGATACTTTCCACTCAGTTCGTGGATGCCAAGTTCTCCGGCCACCCGTTCGAATTGACGGTCCACTTCCTCCTTCTTCATGCTCCTGATGGACAGCGGAAGCAGAACATTCTCTTTCACAGTCAGCGTATCAAGCAGGTTGTATTCCTGGAAAATGAATCCGAGGTCATTCTTTCTGAAGTGCGCAAGCTGCTTGTCCTTCATCCGGGTGATATCCGCGCCTTCGATCTGTATATGGCCACTGCTGACGTGATCGATCGAACTCAATACATTGAGCAGGGTCGTCTTCCCTGAACCGGACGCCCCCATGATGGATACGAATTCACCCTTTTCGATATTCATATCGATCCCTTTCAACACTTCTGTCCGGTTGAACCTGTTGCCATATGACTTTTTGATGTCCTTTGCTTCCAGTATCATAATGACGCCTCCATCTATTTTTGATCATACTCATATTCTATATGTATTCTGTGGGACAATCGTTTGATTTACGTGACAGAAACAGAAGACCATGTGACATTTTCGTCACATGGTCTTCACTCTATGGAAAGTGTTCTGCTCCGGAAAGATGATTTCAATCCGTGTACCTTTCCCGTATTCGGAATCCACTTCAATTTTCATATTCATTGCATCTGCAGCTTCCTGCGCAAGGTACAGCCCCATGCCGGTCGACTGCGCATCCTCATGATTACTGGTC
This genomic interval carries:
- a CDS encoding ABC transporter ATP-binding protein, yielding MMILEAKDIKKSYGNRFNRTEVLKGIDMNIEKGEFVSIMGASGSGKTTLLNVLSSIDHVSSGHIQIEGADITRMKDKQLAHFRKNDLGFIFQEYNLLDTLTVKENVLLPLSIRSMKKEEVDRQFERVAGELGIHELSGKYPNEISGGQQQRTSAARAFVHQPKIIFADEPTGALDSKSASNLLKKLQQMNVASLSTIMMVTHDATAASYSGRVIFLKDGLVYSTLRRGGRPQEDFYKEIMNTQSVLGGVGVES